The following proteins are encoded in a genomic region of Hippocampus zosterae strain Florida chromosome 2, ASM2543408v3, whole genome shotgun sequence:
- the LOC127596463 gene encoding calsequestrin-2-like: MLNRMLEMHLSLLCTFCIYFIVLCAAEEGLEFPNFDGRDRVLDINERSYKKALRRFDLLCLFYHEPVPANKGLQKRFQMTELVLELTAQVLENKNIGFGMVDAQKNAKVAKKLGLEEVGSLYIFKDDRIIEFDGELSADTLVEFLLDVLEDPVEIINNAMELRAFERIEEDIRLIGYFKGEDLYYKAFQEASERFQPYIKFFATFDKSVAKHLSLKMNEVNFYEPFMEEPVVLPGRALSETDIVDFVNRHRRATLRKLRAENMFETWEDDMDGIHIVAFAEEEDPDGYELLEILKDVARDNTNNPDLSIVWIDPDDFPLLTTYWEKTFKLDLFRPQIGVVNVTDADSVWLDMSNDEDLPTAEDLEDWIEDVLSGRVNTEDDDDDDDDREDFEEDLTEDGDENHDRDDDLYD, from the exons ATGCTGAATCGAA TGCTGGAAATGCACCTGTCTCTGCTTTGTACcttttgcatttatttcattgtgCTTTGTGCTGCAGAGGAAGGTTTGGAATTCCCCAACTTTGATGGCAGGGACCGAGTGCTGGATATCAACGAGCGCAGCTACAAGAAAGCCCTGCGGAGATTTGACCTGCTATGTCTGTTCTACCATGAGCCCGTACCTGCCAACAAAGGCCTGCAGAAGCGCTTCCAGATGACCGAGCTGGTCCTGGAG CTGACTGCTCAGGTGCTGGAGAACAAAAACATTGGATTTGGAATGGTGGATGCTCAGAAGAATGCCAAAGTAGCCAAGAAGCTCG GCCTAGAAGAGGTGGGAAGCCTGTACATCTTTAAGGACGATCGCATCATTGAGTTTGATGGTGAACTCTCAGCAGACACTCTTGTGGAGTTCCTCCTGGAT GTGCTGGAGGACCCGGTGGAAATAATCAACAACGCAATGGAGCTCAGAGCCTTCGAAAGGATAGAGGAAGACATTCGCCTCATTGGTTACTTCAAAGGAGAGGATTTAT ACTACAAAGCCTTCCAGGAGGCCTCTGAGCGTTTTCAACCTTACATCAAGTTCTTTGCCACGTTTGATAAATCC GTGGCCAAACATCTCTCCCTCAAGATGAACGAGGTGAATTTTTACGAGCCCTTCATGGAGGAGCCCGTGGTCCTGCCCGGCCGAGCGCTGTCGGAGACGGACATTGTGGACTTTGTCAATCGACACAGAAG GGCCACTCTGAGAAAGCTCCGGGCAGAGAACATGTTTGAGACATGG GAAGACGACATGGACGGAATCCATATCGTTGCATTCGCTGAAGAGGAGGACCCAG ATGGCTATGAACTGCTGGAGATCTTGAAGGACGTGGCCCGAGACAACACCAACAACCCAGATCTCAGCATTGTCTGGATCGACCCTGATGACTTCCCTCTG CTCACCACTTACTGGGAAAAGACCTTCAAGTTGGACTTGTTCAGGCCTCAGATCGGTGTAGTCAACGTCACAGAT GCGGACAGCGTGTGGCTCGACATGTCCAACGATGAGGACTTACCCACTGCCGAGGACCTGGAGGACTGGATCGAGGACGTCCTGTCGGGCAGAGTTAACACagaggacgatgatgatgatgatgacgaccgCGAGGACTTTGAGGAGGACTTGACGGAAGACGGCGACGAGAACCATGACCGAGATGATGACCTATATGACTGA